One stretch of Clavelina lepadiformis chromosome 6, kaClaLepa1.1, whole genome shotgun sequence DNA includes these proteins:
- the LOC143463518 gene encoding uncharacterized protein LOC143463518 isoform X1, whose amino-acid sequence MKLTLYLLLVLALVTPHLAFAQESERAAANLASYWANRAQQIRAIRRQQQARMYYRGAPVPRGTFIPPWVAYKKPNEEGKKELELQDLQLWASMDLDKDGKLTVEEFERFSRSPNAIAFVRQMKAHKAVEAWAEKVGMNVEQAKAAMMVGANAQRRQQALSQQYYTRLQTERRRQAIAQRNQQVYQARQMQQNYWSRLGNRQRINPYMQQQYYQAMRRAARRREEL is encoded by the exons ATGAAACTCACACTTTATCTTCTTCTTGTTCTTGCCTTGGTTACCCCACATCTCGCTTTTGCTCAGGAAAGCGAAAG AGCGGCCGCCAATCTAGCATCATACTGGGCAAACCGAGCGCAGCAGATTAGAGCCATTAGAAGGCAGCAG cAAGCGCGCATGTATTATAGGGGGGCTCCGGTCCCAAGAGGAACATTCATACCTCCTTGGGTGGCGTATA AAAAACCCAACGAAGAAGGAAAGAAGGAACTAGAATTGCAAGACTTGCAGTTGTGGGCTAGCATGGATTTGGACAAAGATGGAAAACTCACAGTCGAAGAATTTGAAAG ATTCTCTCGTTCACCAAATGCTATTGCTTTCGTTCGTCAGATGAAGGCACACAAAGCAGTAGAAGCCTGGGctgaaa AGGTCGGTATGAACGTTGAACAGGCAAAGGCTGCTATGATGGTCGGTGCAAACGCCCAGCGCCGCCAACAAGCACTCAGCCAACAATATTACACCCGTCTTCAAACCGAACGAAGAAGGCAAGCAATAGCTCAAAGGAACCAACAAGTTTACCAGGCCCGacaaatgcaacaaaactACTGGTCCCGACTTGGT AATCGTCAGCGTATTAACCCATACATGCAG CAACAATACTACCAAGCCATGAGACGCGCGGCCCGCAGACGCGAAGAATTGTAA
- the LOC143463518 gene encoding uncharacterized protein LOC143463518 isoform X2 — MKLTLYLLLVLALVTPHLAFAQESERAAANLASYWANRAQQIRAIRRQQQARMYYRGAPVPRGTFIPPWVAYKKPNEEGKKELELQDLQLWASMDLDKDGKLTVEEFERFSRSPNAIAFVRQMKAHKAVEAWAEKVGMNVEQAKAAMMVGANAQRRQQALSQQYYTRLQTERRRQAIAQRNQQVYQARQMQQNYWSRLGQQYYQAMRRAARRREEL, encoded by the exons ATGAAACTCACACTTTATCTTCTTCTTGTTCTTGCCTTGGTTACCCCACATCTCGCTTTTGCTCAGGAAAGCGAAAG AGCGGCCGCCAATCTAGCATCATACTGGGCAAACCGAGCGCAGCAGATTAGAGCCATTAGAAGGCAGCAG cAAGCGCGCATGTATTATAGGGGGGCTCCGGTCCCAAGAGGAACATTCATACCTCCTTGGGTGGCGTATA AAAAACCCAACGAAGAAGGAAAGAAGGAACTAGAATTGCAAGACTTGCAGTTGTGGGCTAGCATGGATTTGGACAAAGATGGAAAACTCACAGTCGAAGAATTTGAAAG ATTCTCTCGTTCACCAAATGCTATTGCTTTCGTTCGTCAGATGAAGGCACACAAAGCAGTAGAAGCCTGGGctgaaa AGGTCGGTATGAACGTTGAACAGGCAAAGGCTGCTATGATGGTCGGTGCAAACGCCCAGCGCCGCCAACAAGCACTCAGCCAACAATATTACACCCGTCTTCAAACCGAACGAAGAAGGCAAGCAATAGCTCAAAGGAACCAACAAGTTTACCAGGCCCGacaaatgcaacaaaactACTGGTCCCGACTTGGT CAACAATACTACCAAGCCATGAGACGCGCGGCCCGCAGACGCGAAGAATTGTAA
- the LOC143463518 gene encoding uncharacterized protein LOC143463518 isoform X3: MKLTLYLLLVLALVTPHLAFAQESESEDAEVTTEAEEAATGEEESDDAKTDDAEKPNEEGKKELELQDLQLWASMDLDKDGKLTVEEFERFSRSPNAIAFVRQMKAHKAVEAWAEKVGMNVEQAKAAMMVGANAQRRQQALSQQYYTRLQTERRRQAIAQRNQQVYQARQMQQNYWSRLGNRQRINPYMQQQYYQAMRRAARRREEL, from the exons ATGAAACTCACACTTTATCTTCTTCTTGTTCTTGCCTTGGTTACCCCACATCTCGCTTTTGCTCAGGAAAGCGAAAG tGAGGATGCCGAAGTTACAACCg AAGCGGAAGAGGCAGCCACTGGAGAGGAAGAAAGTGACGATGCTAAAACTGATGACGCAGAAAAACCCAACGAAGAAGGAAAGAAGGAACTAGAATTGCAAGACTTGCAGTTGTGGGCTAGCATGGATTTGGACAAAGATGGAAAACTCACAGTCGAAGAATTTGAAAG ATTCTCTCGTTCACCAAATGCTATTGCTTTCGTTCGTCAGATGAAGGCACACAAAGCAGTAGAAGCCTGGGctgaaa AGGTCGGTATGAACGTTGAACAGGCAAAGGCTGCTATGATGGTCGGTGCAAACGCCCAGCGCCGCCAACAAGCACTCAGCCAACAATATTACACCCGTCTTCAAACCGAACGAAGAAGGCAAGCAATAGCTCAAAGGAACCAACAAGTTTACCAGGCCCGacaaatgcaacaaaactACTGGTCCCGACTTGGT AATCGTCAGCGTATTAACCCATACATGCAG CAACAATACTACCAAGCCATGAGACGCGCGGCCCGCAGACGCGAAGAATTGTAA
- the LOC143463517 gene encoding uncharacterized protein LOC143463517, whose protein sequence is MATKDGPGFAFMRRINFTHSEKLMLLNLVEKYRSYIIDNINDGGPWRRKSDVWEEIAQEYNIASEDGMQRDGKQLKKCWENMKTRFRKANPACVRPTEVLLQENKAQAEIPIPDESEVEERMAALVSRNGNRESITAPFLVTPSQLSHNSGKVVPCIREKSPTIEIMDEDYSQQKINLPANDTKPSILQADSQQTFSCPTSMPGPDSNDNAFVLATTKGHDDNGTITSSTLTSPNNYLSHSSFSRKRQLSQRTLSQQNGVRSGNGGPPPPRFYRKLTSSLSKQRPLFSQRPTLGQSRNASALDAEKVLRVRLLRTNIREQETRIHMMQQRMRQERERHEAALLLLRKKTDHYEAQTESLRTMLPDDVNNVFGDDDDLCEDSTYDAIQ, encoded by the exons ATGGCGACGAAAGATGGTCCGGGATTCGCCTTTATGCGTCGCATCAATTTCACTCACTCAGAAAAGCTGATGCTACTGAACCTG GTGGAAAAATATAGATCGTACATTATAGACAACATCAATGATGGTGGTCCGTGGAGAAGAAAGAGCGATGTGTGGGAAGAAATAGCCCAAGAGTACAATATAGCTTCAGAG GATGGTATGCAGCGCGATGGGAAACAACTGAAGAAGTGTTGGGAGAACATGAAAACGCGCTTCAGGAAAGCAAACCCTGCTTGTGTTCGACCTACAGAAGTCTTATTACAAGAGAATAAGGCGCAAGCCGAAATTCCAATACCGGATGAGTCTGAAGTAGAAGAGAGAATGGCTGCCCTGGTCTCGCGAAATG GAAACAGAGAGTCTATTACGGCACCATTTCTCGTTACACCGAGCCAGTTAAGCCACAACAGCGGAAAAG TTGTGCCCTGTATACGTGAGAAATCTCCGACTATTGAGATCATGGATGAAGACTACTcgcaacaaaaaattaatcttCCTGCGAATGACACCAAACCGTCTATCCTTCAAGCTGATTCCCAGCAAACTTTTTCGTGCCCTACTTCTATGCCCGGACCTGATTCAAACGATAATGCCTTCGTACTTGCTACGACTAAAGGGCACGATGACAACGGTACCATAACTTCAAGCACTCTAACGTCGCCGAACAATTACCTTTCCCACAGTTCGTTTTCGCGGAAACGTCAGTTGTCACAGCGCACATTATCCCAGCAGAACGGAGTGAGATCTGGTAATGGTGGGCCGCCACCGCCGCGATTTTACAGAAAGCTGACGTCAAGTCTTAGCAAGCAGCGCCCTCTGTTTTCTCAACGACCTACGCTTGGGCAGTCACGTAATGCCTCTGCTCTTGACGCTGAGAAGGTTTTACGCGTCCGGTTGCTCCGGACCAACATAAGAGAGCAGGAAACCCGAATTCATATGATGCAGCAGAGGATGCGACAAGAACGCGAGCGCCACGAAGCAGCACTATTGCTCCTACGAAAAAAGACTGACCACTACGAAGCTCAGACGGAGAGCTTACGAACGATGCTGCCTGATGACGTCAATAACGTCTTTGGTGATGATGACGATTTGTGTGAAGACTCAACTTACGACGCAATACAATGA